One Brassica napus cultivar Da-Ae chromosome C4, Da-Ae, whole genome shotgun sequence genomic region harbors:
- the LOC106396745 gene encoding peptidyl-prolyl cis-trans isomerase CYP63 isoform X3: MSSSKKKNPTVFLDVSIGGDPLERIVIEVITSTLSLSFLFLVLIIFCQWQLFAHVVPKTAENFRALCTGEAGLGKTTGKPLHFKGSSFHRVIKGFMAQGGDFSNGNGTGGESIYGGKFPDENFELDHEEGGVLSMANCGPNTNGSQFFILFKRQPHLDGKHVVFGKVVKGMEVVKKMELVGTSDGKPTSNVKIIDCGQVSQLKAEDAAEKDKGKLKKSSREKRIKRKRRYSSSSDLYSSSSESETDSSSGSSSDGKRRKRRRSTKRHKGRRGESNIKGRKGKKNARGDRPPQRRNKDSSSDTESSNSDDERMGHEKAKKSKKAKDGVPAADSSPAEKKFSGESLLNENELVGNGKATKVDNDSVKSRSMSPVSRRDENSRSKSPSRRPVRDVGNRSTSPARKSSPNGEPKRIRKGRGFTERYSFARKYRTPSPERSPPRRSLEDRNTRDRYPSNRSYSERSRFRSPPRRRSPPRYNRRRRSISRSPDGQRRRLRESQSPSHRSPSPRKWQPISQDLKSRLGPQRSPPVIGGGRTSPAQSLSASPSTSPSGQRVVRRRGSIVPIIRAEILEEKEQEAASVGDARGKHRILAELGRVEQEVRFLEKELEALGQTDIVSTVCEELLCVIEEAPDPLLPLTKWGRRLHMLYTLIQDSKM, translated from the exons ATGAGTAGTAGTAAGAAGAAGAATCCTACTGTATTCCTGGATGTCTCCATTGGCGGGGATCCCCTTGAACGTATCGTCATTGAGGTTATTACATCCACACTctccctttcttttcttttccttgtCTTAATTATTTTCTGTCAATGGCAGCTTTTTGCTCATGTTGTCCCCAAGACTGCCGAGAACTTTCGTGCCCTCTGCACAG GTGAGGCAGGCCTTGGAAAGACCACTGGCAAGCCTCTACATTTCAAAGGATCTTCTTTCCATCGAGTCATTAAAGGATTCATGGCTCAA GGTGGTGATTTTTCTAATGGAAATG GCACCGGCGGGGAGAGCATCTATGGTGGGAAGTTTCCAG ATGAGAACTTTGAACTGGACCATGAAGAAGGTGGAGTCCTTTCGATGGCAAATTGTGGCCCAAACACCAACGGGTCACAGTTTTTTATCCTTTTCAAACGCCAGCCACATCTCGATGG GAAGCATGTTGTATTTGGGAAAGTCGTGAAGGGAATGGAAGTTGTCAAGAAAATGGAGCTTGTAGGGACGAGTGATGGTAAACCAACCAGCAATGTCAAAATAATTGACTGTGGCCAAGTGTCTCAGTTAAAAGCCGAGGATGCTGCTGAAAAAGATAAAG GGAAATTGAAAAAATCTAGCAGGGAGAAGAGGATTAAGCGAAAAAGAAGATACTCGTCTTCCTCAGATTTATATAGCTCAAGTTCTGAATCAGAAACAGATTCATCCTCTGGTTCTTCCAGTGATGGGAAGCgtaggaagaggaggaggtcaACAAAGAGACACAAAGGCCGACGCGGGGAAAGCAATATCAAAGGACGAAAGGGGAAAAAGAATGCTCGAGGAGATAGACCACCTCAGCGCAG aaacAAGGATAGTTCAAGTGACACCGAGAGTAGCAATTCTGATGACGAGAGAATGGGCCACGAAAAGGCCAAAAAGTCAAAGAAAGCTAAAG ATGGTGTGCCTGCTGCTGATTCTAGTCCTGCGGAGAAGAAATTTTCGGGGGAGTCTCTTCTGAATGAAAATGAACTTGTCGGTAATGGAAAAGCCACCAAAGTTGATAATGACTCAGTGAAATCGAG GAGTATGAGCCCAGTTTCTAGAAGAGATGAAAACAGTAGGAGCAAAAGTCCTAGTAGGAGGCCTGTGAGAGATGTTGGAAATAGGAGCACAAGTCCTGCGaggaaatcttctccaaatggtgaGCCCAAGCGCATCCGAAAGGGGCGTGGGTTCACAGAACGTTATTCATTTGCTCGGAAGTACCGTACACCATCTCCTGAGCGTTCCCCTCCGAGAAGAAGCCTTGAGGACAGGAACACGAGGGACAG GTATCCAAGCAACAGGAGTTACTCTGAACGCTCGCGATTTAGGAGCCCACCCAGGAGAAGGAGCCCTCCAAG GTACAACCGGAGGAGAAGAAGCATTTCACGGAGTCCAGATGGGCAGCGCAGACGTTTGAGAGAGAGCCAAAGTCCAAGTCATCGTAGCCCTAGCCCCAGAAAGTGGCAGCCAATTAGCCAAGACCTTAAATCCCGTCTGGGGCCACAAAGATCTCCTCCCGTCATAGGAGGAGGACGCACGTCTCCTGCACAATCGCTCAGCGCTTCCCCCTCAACCTCCCCATCGGGACAGAGAG TTGTACGGAGGAGGGGGTCAATAGTCCCCATTATCAGAGCTGAGATATTGGAGGAAAAGGAGCAGGAAGCTGCTTCTGTGGGCGATGCACGAGGGAAGCACAGGATCCTTGCGGAGCTTGGTCGTGTGGAACAGGAAGTCAGATTCTTGGAG AAAGAGTTGGAAGCGCTCGGCCAGACTGATATTGTATCAACCGTGTGTGAGGA GCTGCTTTGTGTCATCGAGGAAGCACCCGACCCTCTCTTGCCACT GACCAAATGGGGGAGAAGGCTGCATATGCTTTATACTTTGATTCAAGATAGTAAAATGTAG
- the LOC106396745 gene encoding peptidyl-prolyl cis-trans isomerase CYP63 isoform X7 has product MSSSKKKNPTVFLDVSIGGDPLERIVIEVITSTLSLSFLFLVLIIFCQWQLFAHVVPKTAENFRALCTGEAGLGKTTGKPLHFKGSSFHRVIKGFMAQGGDFSNGNGTGGESIYGGKFPDENFELDHEEGGVLSMANCGPNTNGSQFFILFKRQPHLDGKHVVFGKVVKGMEVVKKMELVGTSDGKPTSNVKIIDCGQVSQLKAEDAAEKDKGKLKKSSREKRIKRKRRYSSSSDLYSSSSESETDSSSGSSSDGKRRKRRRSTKRHKGRRGESNIKGRKGKKNARGDRPPQRRNKDSSSDTESSNSDDERMGHEKAKKSKKAKDGVPAADSSPAEKKFSGESLLNENELVGNGKATKVDNDSVKSRSMSPVSRRDENSRSKSPSRRPVRDVGNRSTSPARKSSPNGEPKRIRKGRGFTERYSFARKYRTPSPERSPPRRSLEDRNTRDRYPSNRSYSERSRFRSPPRRRSPPRYNRRRRSISRSPDGQRRRLRESQSPSHRSPSPRKWQPISQDLKSRLGPQRSPPVIGGGRTSPAQSLSASPSTSPSGQRVVRRRGSIVPIIRAEILEEKEQEAASVGDARGKHRILAELGRVEQEVRFLEAALCHRGSTRPSLATDQMGEKAAYALYFDSR; this is encoded by the exons ATGAGTAGTAGTAAGAAGAAGAATCCTACTGTATTCCTGGATGTCTCCATTGGCGGGGATCCCCTTGAACGTATCGTCATTGAGGTTATTACATCCACACTctccctttcttttcttttccttgtCTTAATTATTTTCTGTCAATGGCAGCTTTTTGCTCATGTTGTCCCCAAGACTGCCGAGAACTTTCGTGCCCTCTGCACAG GTGAGGCAGGCCTTGGAAAGACCACTGGCAAGCCTCTACATTTCAAAGGATCTTCTTTCCATCGAGTCATTAAAGGATTCATGGCTCAA GGTGGTGATTTTTCTAATGGAAATG GCACCGGCGGGGAGAGCATCTATGGTGGGAAGTTTCCAG ATGAGAACTTTGAACTGGACCATGAAGAAGGTGGAGTCCTTTCGATGGCAAATTGTGGCCCAAACACCAACGGGTCACAGTTTTTTATCCTTTTCAAACGCCAGCCACATCTCGATGG GAAGCATGTTGTATTTGGGAAAGTCGTGAAGGGAATGGAAGTTGTCAAGAAAATGGAGCTTGTAGGGACGAGTGATGGTAAACCAACCAGCAATGTCAAAATAATTGACTGTGGCCAAGTGTCTCAGTTAAAAGCCGAGGATGCTGCTGAAAAAGATAAAG GGAAATTGAAAAAATCTAGCAGGGAGAAGAGGATTAAGCGAAAAAGAAGATACTCGTCTTCCTCAGATTTATATAGCTCAAGTTCTGAATCAGAAACAGATTCATCCTCTGGTTCTTCCAGTGATGGGAAGCgtaggaagaggaggaggtcaACAAAGAGACACAAAGGCCGACGCGGGGAAAGCAATATCAAAGGACGAAAGGGGAAAAAGAATGCTCGAGGAGATAGACCACCTCAGCGCAG aaacAAGGATAGTTCAAGTGACACCGAGAGTAGCAATTCTGATGACGAGAGAATGGGCCACGAAAAGGCCAAAAAGTCAAAGAAAGCTAAAG ATGGTGTGCCTGCTGCTGATTCTAGTCCTGCGGAGAAGAAATTTTCGGGGGAGTCTCTTCTGAATGAAAATGAACTTGTCGGTAATGGAAAAGCCACCAAAGTTGATAATGACTCAGTGAAATCGAG GAGTATGAGCCCAGTTTCTAGAAGAGATGAAAACAGTAGGAGCAAAAGTCCTAGTAGGAGGCCTGTGAGAGATGTTGGAAATAGGAGCACAAGTCCTGCGaggaaatcttctccaaatggtgaGCCCAAGCGCATCCGAAAGGGGCGTGGGTTCACAGAACGTTATTCATTTGCTCGGAAGTACCGTACACCATCTCCTGAGCGTTCCCCTCCGAGAAGAAGCCTTGAGGACAGGAACACGAGGGACAG GTATCCAAGCAACAGGAGTTACTCTGAACGCTCGCGATTTAGGAGCCCACCCAGGAGAAGGAGCCCTCCAAG GTACAACCGGAGGAGAAGAAGCATTTCACGGAGTCCAGATGGGCAGCGCAGACGTTTGAGAGAGAGCCAAAGTCCAAGTCATCGTAGCCCTAGCCCCAGAAAGTGGCAGCCAATTAGCCAAGACCTTAAATCCCGTCTGGGGCCACAAAGATCTCCTCCCGTCATAGGAGGAGGACGCACGTCTCCTGCACAATCGCTCAGCGCTTCCCCCTCAACCTCCCCATCGGGACAGAGAG TTGTACGGAGGAGGGGGTCAATAGTCCCCATTATCAGAGCTGAGATATTGGAGGAAAAGGAGCAGGAAGCTGCTTCTGTGGGCGATGCACGAGGGAAGCACAGGATCCTTGCGGAGCTTGGTCGTGTGGAACAGGAAGTCAGATTCTTGGAG GCTGCTTTGTGTCATCGAGGAAGCACCCGACCCTCTCTTGCCACT GACCAAATGGGGGAGAAGGCTGCATATGCTTTATACTTTGATTCAAGATAG
- the LOC106396745 gene encoding peptidyl-prolyl cis-trans isomerase CYP63 isoform X4 gives MSSSKKKNPTVFLDVSIGGDPLERIVIELFAHVVPKTAENFRALCTGEAGLGKTTGKPLHFKGSSFHRVIKGFMAQGGDFSNGNGTGGESIYGGKFPDENFELDHEEGGVLSMANCGPNTNGSQFFILFKRQPHLDGKHVVFGKVVKGMEVVKKMELVGTSDGKPTSNVKIIDCGQVSQLKAEDAAEKDKGKLKKSSREKRIKRKRRYSSSSDLYSSSSESETDSSSGSSSDGKRRKRRRSTKRHKGRRGESNIKGRKGKKNARGDRPPQRRNKDSSSDTESSNSDDERMGHEKAKKSKKAKDGVPAADSSPAEKKFSGESLLNENELVGNGKATKVDNDSVKSRSMSPVSRRDENSRSKSPSRRPVRDVGNRSTSPARKSSPNGEPKRIRKGRGFTERYSFARKYRTPSPERSPPRRSLEDRNTRDRYPSNRSYSERSRFRSPPRRRSPPRYNRRRRSISRSPDGQRRRLRESQSPSHRSPSPRKWQPISQDLKSRLGPQRSPPVIGGGRTSPAQSLSASPSTSPSGQRVVRRRGSIVPIIRAEILEEKEQEAASVGDARGKHRILAELGRVEQEVRFLELSTLQKELEALGQTDIVSTVCEELLCVIEEAPDPLLPLTKGPLNLGWDRWFEGPNGGEGCICFIL, from the exons ATGAGTAGTAGTAAGAAGAAGAATCCTACTGTATTCCTGGATGTCTCCATTGGCGGGGATCCCCTTGAACGTATCGTCATTGAG CTTTTTGCTCATGTTGTCCCCAAGACTGCCGAGAACTTTCGTGCCCTCTGCACAG GTGAGGCAGGCCTTGGAAAGACCACTGGCAAGCCTCTACATTTCAAAGGATCTTCTTTCCATCGAGTCATTAAAGGATTCATGGCTCAA GGTGGTGATTTTTCTAATGGAAATG GCACCGGCGGGGAGAGCATCTATGGTGGGAAGTTTCCAG ATGAGAACTTTGAACTGGACCATGAAGAAGGTGGAGTCCTTTCGATGGCAAATTGTGGCCCAAACACCAACGGGTCACAGTTTTTTATCCTTTTCAAACGCCAGCCACATCTCGATGG GAAGCATGTTGTATTTGGGAAAGTCGTGAAGGGAATGGAAGTTGTCAAGAAAATGGAGCTTGTAGGGACGAGTGATGGTAAACCAACCAGCAATGTCAAAATAATTGACTGTGGCCAAGTGTCTCAGTTAAAAGCCGAGGATGCTGCTGAAAAAGATAAAG GGAAATTGAAAAAATCTAGCAGGGAGAAGAGGATTAAGCGAAAAAGAAGATACTCGTCTTCCTCAGATTTATATAGCTCAAGTTCTGAATCAGAAACAGATTCATCCTCTGGTTCTTCCAGTGATGGGAAGCgtaggaagaggaggaggtcaACAAAGAGACACAAAGGCCGACGCGGGGAAAGCAATATCAAAGGACGAAAGGGGAAAAAGAATGCTCGAGGAGATAGACCACCTCAGCGCAG aaacAAGGATAGTTCAAGTGACACCGAGAGTAGCAATTCTGATGACGAGAGAATGGGCCACGAAAAGGCCAAAAAGTCAAAGAAAGCTAAAG ATGGTGTGCCTGCTGCTGATTCTAGTCCTGCGGAGAAGAAATTTTCGGGGGAGTCTCTTCTGAATGAAAATGAACTTGTCGGTAATGGAAAAGCCACCAAAGTTGATAATGACTCAGTGAAATCGAG GAGTATGAGCCCAGTTTCTAGAAGAGATGAAAACAGTAGGAGCAAAAGTCCTAGTAGGAGGCCTGTGAGAGATGTTGGAAATAGGAGCACAAGTCCTGCGaggaaatcttctccaaatggtgaGCCCAAGCGCATCCGAAAGGGGCGTGGGTTCACAGAACGTTATTCATTTGCTCGGAAGTACCGTACACCATCTCCTGAGCGTTCCCCTCCGAGAAGAAGCCTTGAGGACAGGAACACGAGGGACAG GTATCCAAGCAACAGGAGTTACTCTGAACGCTCGCGATTTAGGAGCCCACCCAGGAGAAGGAGCCCTCCAAG GTACAACCGGAGGAGAAGAAGCATTTCACGGAGTCCAGATGGGCAGCGCAGACGTTTGAGAGAGAGCCAAAGTCCAAGTCATCGTAGCCCTAGCCCCAGAAAGTGGCAGCCAATTAGCCAAGACCTTAAATCCCGTCTGGGGCCACAAAGATCTCCTCCCGTCATAGGAGGAGGACGCACGTCTCCTGCACAATCGCTCAGCGCTTCCCCCTCAACCTCCCCATCGGGACAGAGAG TTGTACGGAGGAGGGGGTCAATAGTCCCCATTATCAGAGCTGAGATATTGGAGGAAAAGGAGCAGGAAGCTGCTTCTGTGGGCGATGCACGAGGGAAGCACAGGATCCTTGCGGAGCTTGGTCGTGTGGAACAGGAAGTCAGATTCTTGGAG CTTTCTACTCTCCAGAAAGAGTTGGAAGCGCTCGGCCAGACTGATATTGTATCAACCGTGTGTGAGGA GCTGCTTTGTGTCATCGAGGAAGCACCCGACCCTCTCTTGCCACT GACCAAGGGACCTTTGAACTTAGGATGGGACCGGTGGTTTGAAGGACCAAATGGGGGAGAAGGCTGCATATGCTTTATACTTTGA
- the LOC106396745 gene encoding peptidyl-prolyl cis-trans isomerase CYP63 isoform X2 codes for MSSSKKKNPTVFLDVSIGGDPLERIVIEVITSTLSLSFLFLVLIIFCQWQLFAHVVPKTAENFRALCTGEAGLGKTTGKPLHFKGSSFHRVIKGFMAQGGDFSNGNGTGGESIYGGKFPDENFELDHEEGGVLSMANCGPNTNGSQFFILFKRQPHLDGKHVVFGKVVKGMEVVKKMELVGTSDGKPTSNVKIIDCGQVSQLKAEDAAEKDKGKLKKSSREKRIKRKRRYSSSSDLYSSSSESETDSSSGSSSDGKRRKRRRSTKRHKGRRGESNIKGRKGKKNARGDRPPQRRNKDSSSDTESSNSDDERMGHEKAKKSKKAKDGVPAADSSPAEKKFSGESLLNENELVGNGKATKVDNDSVKSRSMSPVSRRDENSRSKSPSRRPVRDVGNRSTSPARKSSPNGEPKRIRKGRGFTERYSFARKYRTPSPERSPPRRSLEDRNTRDRYPSNRSYSERSRFRSPPRRRSPPRYNRRRRSISRSPDGQRRRLRESQSPSHRSPSPRKWQPISQDLKSRLGPQRSPPVIGGGRTSPAQSLSASPSTSPSGQRVVRRRGSIVPIIRAEILEEKEQEAASVGDARGKHRILAELGRVEQEVRFLEKELEALGQTDIVSTVCEELLCVIEEAPDPLLPLTKGPLNLGWDRWFEGPNGGEGCICFIL; via the exons ATGAGTAGTAGTAAGAAGAAGAATCCTACTGTATTCCTGGATGTCTCCATTGGCGGGGATCCCCTTGAACGTATCGTCATTGAGGTTATTACATCCACACTctccctttcttttcttttccttgtCTTAATTATTTTCTGTCAATGGCAGCTTTTTGCTCATGTTGTCCCCAAGACTGCCGAGAACTTTCGTGCCCTCTGCACAG GTGAGGCAGGCCTTGGAAAGACCACTGGCAAGCCTCTACATTTCAAAGGATCTTCTTTCCATCGAGTCATTAAAGGATTCATGGCTCAA GGTGGTGATTTTTCTAATGGAAATG GCACCGGCGGGGAGAGCATCTATGGTGGGAAGTTTCCAG ATGAGAACTTTGAACTGGACCATGAAGAAGGTGGAGTCCTTTCGATGGCAAATTGTGGCCCAAACACCAACGGGTCACAGTTTTTTATCCTTTTCAAACGCCAGCCACATCTCGATGG GAAGCATGTTGTATTTGGGAAAGTCGTGAAGGGAATGGAAGTTGTCAAGAAAATGGAGCTTGTAGGGACGAGTGATGGTAAACCAACCAGCAATGTCAAAATAATTGACTGTGGCCAAGTGTCTCAGTTAAAAGCCGAGGATGCTGCTGAAAAAGATAAAG GGAAATTGAAAAAATCTAGCAGGGAGAAGAGGATTAAGCGAAAAAGAAGATACTCGTCTTCCTCAGATTTATATAGCTCAAGTTCTGAATCAGAAACAGATTCATCCTCTGGTTCTTCCAGTGATGGGAAGCgtaggaagaggaggaggtcaACAAAGAGACACAAAGGCCGACGCGGGGAAAGCAATATCAAAGGACGAAAGGGGAAAAAGAATGCTCGAGGAGATAGACCACCTCAGCGCAG aaacAAGGATAGTTCAAGTGACACCGAGAGTAGCAATTCTGATGACGAGAGAATGGGCCACGAAAAGGCCAAAAAGTCAAAGAAAGCTAAAG ATGGTGTGCCTGCTGCTGATTCTAGTCCTGCGGAGAAGAAATTTTCGGGGGAGTCTCTTCTGAATGAAAATGAACTTGTCGGTAATGGAAAAGCCACCAAAGTTGATAATGACTCAGTGAAATCGAG GAGTATGAGCCCAGTTTCTAGAAGAGATGAAAACAGTAGGAGCAAAAGTCCTAGTAGGAGGCCTGTGAGAGATGTTGGAAATAGGAGCACAAGTCCTGCGaggaaatcttctccaaatggtgaGCCCAAGCGCATCCGAAAGGGGCGTGGGTTCACAGAACGTTATTCATTTGCTCGGAAGTACCGTACACCATCTCCTGAGCGTTCCCCTCCGAGAAGAAGCCTTGAGGACAGGAACACGAGGGACAG GTATCCAAGCAACAGGAGTTACTCTGAACGCTCGCGATTTAGGAGCCCACCCAGGAGAAGGAGCCCTCCAAG GTACAACCGGAGGAGAAGAAGCATTTCACGGAGTCCAGATGGGCAGCGCAGACGTTTGAGAGAGAGCCAAAGTCCAAGTCATCGTAGCCCTAGCCCCAGAAAGTGGCAGCCAATTAGCCAAGACCTTAAATCCCGTCTGGGGCCACAAAGATCTCCTCCCGTCATAGGAGGAGGACGCACGTCTCCTGCACAATCGCTCAGCGCTTCCCCCTCAACCTCCCCATCGGGACAGAGAG TTGTACGGAGGAGGGGGTCAATAGTCCCCATTATCAGAGCTGAGATATTGGAGGAAAAGGAGCAGGAAGCTGCTTCTGTGGGCGATGCACGAGGGAAGCACAGGATCCTTGCGGAGCTTGGTCGTGTGGAACAGGAAGTCAGATTCTTGGAG AAAGAGTTGGAAGCGCTCGGCCAGACTGATATTGTATCAACCGTGTGTGAGGA GCTGCTTTGTGTCATCGAGGAAGCACCCGACCCTCTCTTGCCACT GACCAAGGGACCTTTGAACTTAGGATGGGACCGGTGGTTTGAAGGACCAAATGGGGGAGAAGGCTGCATATGCTTTATACTTTGA
- the LOC106396745 gene encoding peptidyl-prolyl cis-trans isomerase CYP63 isoform X1: MSSSKKKNPTVFLDVSIGGDPLERIVIEVITSTLSLSFLFLVLIIFCQWQLFAHVVPKTAENFRALCTGEAGLGKTTGKPLHFKGSSFHRVIKGFMAQGGDFSNGNGTGGESIYGGKFPDENFELDHEEGGVLSMANCGPNTNGSQFFILFKRQPHLDGKHVVFGKVVKGMEVVKKMELVGTSDGKPTSNVKIIDCGQVSQLKAEDAAEKDKGKLKKSSREKRIKRKRRYSSSSDLYSSSSESETDSSSGSSSDGKRRKRRRSTKRHKGRRGESNIKGRKGKKNARGDRPPQRRNKDSSSDTESSNSDDERMGHEKAKKSKKAKDGVPAADSSPAEKKFSGESLLNENELVGNGKATKVDNDSVKSRSMSPVSRRDENSRSKSPSRRPVRDVGNRSTSPARKSSPNGEPKRIRKGRGFTERYSFARKYRTPSPERSPPRRSLEDRNTRDRYPSNRSYSERSRFRSPPRRRSPPRYNRRRRSISRSPDGQRRRLRESQSPSHRSPSPRKWQPISQDLKSRLGPQRSPPVIGGGRTSPAQSLSASPSTSPSGQRVVRRRGSIVPIIRAEILEEKEQEAASVGDARGKHRILAELGRVEQEVRFLELSTLQKELEALGQTDIVSTVCEELLCVIEEAPDPLLPLTKGPLNLGWDRWFEGPNGGEGCICFIL, translated from the exons ATGAGTAGTAGTAAGAAGAAGAATCCTACTGTATTCCTGGATGTCTCCATTGGCGGGGATCCCCTTGAACGTATCGTCATTGAGGTTATTACATCCACACTctccctttcttttcttttccttgtCTTAATTATTTTCTGTCAATGGCAGCTTTTTGCTCATGTTGTCCCCAAGACTGCCGAGAACTTTCGTGCCCTCTGCACAG GTGAGGCAGGCCTTGGAAAGACCACTGGCAAGCCTCTACATTTCAAAGGATCTTCTTTCCATCGAGTCATTAAAGGATTCATGGCTCAA GGTGGTGATTTTTCTAATGGAAATG GCACCGGCGGGGAGAGCATCTATGGTGGGAAGTTTCCAG ATGAGAACTTTGAACTGGACCATGAAGAAGGTGGAGTCCTTTCGATGGCAAATTGTGGCCCAAACACCAACGGGTCACAGTTTTTTATCCTTTTCAAACGCCAGCCACATCTCGATGG GAAGCATGTTGTATTTGGGAAAGTCGTGAAGGGAATGGAAGTTGTCAAGAAAATGGAGCTTGTAGGGACGAGTGATGGTAAACCAACCAGCAATGTCAAAATAATTGACTGTGGCCAAGTGTCTCAGTTAAAAGCCGAGGATGCTGCTGAAAAAGATAAAG GGAAATTGAAAAAATCTAGCAGGGAGAAGAGGATTAAGCGAAAAAGAAGATACTCGTCTTCCTCAGATTTATATAGCTCAAGTTCTGAATCAGAAACAGATTCATCCTCTGGTTCTTCCAGTGATGGGAAGCgtaggaagaggaggaggtcaACAAAGAGACACAAAGGCCGACGCGGGGAAAGCAATATCAAAGGACGAAAGGGGAAAAAGAATGCTCGAGGAGATAGACCACCTCAGCGCAG aaacAAGGATAGTTCAAGTGACACCGAGAGTAGCAATTCTGATGACGAGAGAATGGGCCACGAAAAGGCCAAAAAGTCAAAGAAAGCTAAAG ATGGTGTGCCTGCTGCTGATTCTAGTCCTGCGGAGAAGAAATTTTCGGGGGAGTCTCTTCTGAATGAAAATGAACTTGTCGGTAATGGAAAAGCCACCAAAGTTGATAATGACTCAGTGAAATCGAG GAGTATGAGCCCAGTTTCTAGAAGAGATGAAAACAGTAGGAGCAAAAGTCCTAGTAGGAGGCCTGTGAGAGATGTTGGAAATAGGAGCACAAGTCCTGCGaggaaatcttctccaaatggtgaGCCCAAGCGCATCCGAAAGGGGCGTGGGTTCACAGAACGTTATTCATTTGCTCGGAAGTACCGTACACCATCTCCTGAGCGTTCCCCTCCGAGAAGAAGCCTTGAGGACAGGAACACGAGGGACAG GTATCCAAGCAACAGGAGTTACTCTGAACGCTCGCGATTTAGGAGCCCACCCAGGAGAAGGAGCCCTCCAAG GTACAACCGGAGGAGAAGAAGCATTTCACGGAGTCCAGATGGGCAGCGCAGACGTTTGAGAGAGAGCCAAAGTCCAAGTCATCGTAGCCCTAGCCCCAGAAAGTGGCAGCCAATTAGCCAAGACCTTAAATCCCGTCTGGGGCCACAAAGATCTCCTCCCGTCATAGGAGGAGGACGCACGTCTCCTGCACAATCGCTCAGCGCTTCCCCCTCAACCTCCCCATCGGGACAGAGAG TTGTACGGAGGAGGGGGTCAATAGTCCCCATTATCAGAGCTGAGATATTGGAGGAAAAGGAGCAGGAAGCTGCTTCTGTGGGCGATGCACGAGGGAAGCACAGGATCCTTGCGGAGCTTGGTCGTGTGGAACAGGAAGTCAGATTCTTGGAG CTTTCTACTCTCCAGAAAGAGTTGGAAGCGCTCGGCCAGACTGATATTGTATCAACCGTGTGTGAGGA GCTGCTTTGTGTCATCGAGGAAGCACCCGACCCTCTCTTGCCACT GACCAAGGGACCTTTGAACTTAGGATGGGACCGGTGGTTTGAAGGACCAAATGGGGGAGAAGGCTGCATATGCTTTATACTTTGA